The Phragmitibacter flavus genome includes a region encoding these proteins:
- a CDS encoding low molecular weight protein-tyrosine-phosphatase, with amino-acid sequence MTKSNTSILFVCMGNICRSPAAEGVMLHQLEKASLSDQVRIDSAGTFGFHAGNLPDKRMRAAASHRGITLESRAREIQPADLESFDLILVMDRDNLANVRALDPTQIHQEKIRLFCDYCTEHDQKEVPDPYYGGPDGFELVLDLLEDGCTELTRRLQAHQPLR; translated from the coding sequence ATGACCAAGTCAAACACCAGCATCCTCTTCGTCTGCATGGGCAACATCTGCCGATCCCCCGCCGCTGAGGGTGTCATGCTCCATCAACTCGAAAAAGCCAGCCTCAGCGATCAAGTCCGCATCGACTCCGCCGGCACCTTCGGCTTCCACGCTGGCAATCTGCCCGACAAACGCATGCGGGCCGCCGCCAGCCATCGCGGCATCACCCTCGAAAGCCGCGCCCGCGAAATTCAGCCCGCCGACTTGGAAAGCTTTGACCTCATCCTCGTCATGGACCGCGACAACCTCGCCAACGTCCGCGCCCTCGACCCTACCCAAATCCATCAGGAAAAAATCCGTCTATTCTGCGACTACTGCACCGAGCACGATCAAAAAGAAGTTCCCGATCCCTACTACGGCGGACCCGATGGCTTCGAACTCGTCCTCGATCTCCTGGAAGACGGTTGCACCGAGCTCACCCGCCGACTCCAGGCCCATCAGCCCTTGCGTTGA
- the thiD gene encoding bifunctional hydroxymethylpyrimidine kinase/phosphomethylpyrimidine kinase, with product MNRLSPPVVLTMAGSDCSAGAGIQADLKTFTTLGCFGLTALTSVVAETSTLVERVQLLDAAMVEDQVRVLMEGFPLAAAKTGMLGGRSQIAAVVKVWSTLGRGIPLVVDPVMVATSGASLLEADAVDEMTGKLFPLATVLTPNLDEAAALVGRRIESRDEMVLGAEVLVERYGCAVLMKGGHLQGSQVPDLLLEKKQGRLIWFEGERIEGVNTHGTGCTYSAAIAAGLGHGKSLEEAVREGKAFVTQAIAEHFRWGQVQALNHTIRDR from the coding sequence ATGAATCGACTTTCTCCGCCGGTGGTATTGACGATGGCGGGTTCGGATTGCTCGGCCGGGGCGGGGATACAGGCGGACTTGAAGACGTTCACGACGCTGGGTTGCTTTGGGTTGACCGCGTTGACGAGTGTGGTGGCGGAGACCTCAACTTTGGTGGAGCGGGTGCAGTTGTTGGATGCAGCGATGGTCGAGGACCAAGTGCGGGTGTTGATGGAGGGTTTTCCATTGGCGGCGGCGAAGACCGGGATGCTTGGCGGTCGTTCGCAGATTGCGGCAGTGGTGAAGGTGTGGTCGACGCTGGGCCGGGGGATTCCGCTGGTGGTGGATCCGGTGATGGTGGCAACCAGTGGCGCGAGTCTACTGGAGGCGGATGCAGTTGATGAGATGACGGGCAAATTGTTTCCATTGGCGACCGTGCTGACACCCAATTTGGATGAAGCGGCAGCGCTGGTGGGTAGGCGCATCGAATCGCGCGATGAGATGGTGCTGGGGGCGGAGGTTTTGGTGGAGCGATATGGCTGTGCGGTGCTGATGAAGGGCGGGCACTTGCAGGGGAGTCAGGTCCCGGATTTGCTGTTGGAGAAAAAGCAGGGGCGACTGATTTGGTTTGAAGGAGAGCGGATTGAGGGGGTGAATACGCATGGCACCGGCTGCACTTATTCAGCGGCGATTGCGGCTGGACTGGGGCATGGCAAGTCGTTGGAAGAAGCGGTGAGGGAAGGGAAAGCTTTTGTGACGCAGGCCATTGCCGAGCATTTTCGCTGGGGGCAGGTGCAGGCGTTAAATCACACTATTCGCGATAGGTGA
- a CDS encoding polyprenyl synthetase family protein produces the protein MSTIAVRSVQLPPQVPITVRRFRQPKKNIPQSKIERDHVLSVIRDYLEATPLVPPMPADELRVHAEKIMADNQFLPQYTDYVGVLLNNELWRESLATVPFEKRLLLMPKCLRVESKCPAPFDEFGLLCKQCGLCTIQDFQNEAERLGYAVLVAEGSALVMSLIQTGKIEAIVGISCLPVLERTFPYVEAAAIPAVAVPLLQDDCIDTTVDIDWVWDYIHLTSEDKTRRLNLNALQEEVKGWFTRESLERLMGPTTDKSEGIGRDWLARAGNRWRPFLTIAAYQALRSDPEGEISDDVKRAAIAVECFHKASLVHDDIEDNDRERYGEATLHEEYSMPVALNVGDLLIGEGYRLLTDSKIRPDYRIAMMKIAAEGQRELCRGQGAELLWNEHPVALDTKQVLEIFRSKTAPAFEVALKIGAAMSGQLDETEEALHEYSEALGIAYQIRDDLDDLGDDADANNQATIRPSVVLSLLRERGTGEVKETMEKLWAGELPQIPDKALIREWAQSSSAHEKAMMLLESYKEQAVRSLQTVDNANLKGLLRRVIGKIFNDLQIKGWCHEFEVGNVTNTSKEAVVA, from the coding sequence ATGTCTACTATCGCCGTCCGCTCCGTCCAGCTTCCTCCACAGGTGCCCATCACGGTGCGTCGGTTCAGGCAACCGAAGAAGAACATTCCGCAGAGCAAGATTGAGCGTGATCACGTTCTGTCGGTGATTCGCGATTATTTGGAGGCAACTCCGTTGGTGCCGCCGATGCCGGCGGATGAACTGCGGGTGCATGCGGAGAAGATCATGGCGGACAACCAGTTTTTGCCGCAATACACGGACTACGTCGGGGTGCTGCTCAACAATGAGCTGTGGCGCGAATCGCTGGCGACGGTGCCGTTTGAGAAGCGGCTGTTGTTGATGCCGAAGTGTCTGCGGGTGGAGAGCAAGTGCCCGGCACCATTTGATGAGTTTGGATTGCTTTGCAAGCAGTGTGGTCTTTGCACCATTCAGGATTTTCAGAATGAGGCGGAACGGTTGGGGTATGCGGTGCTGGTGGCAGAGGGTTCGGCTCTGGTGATGAGTTTGATTCAGACTGGTAAGATTGAGGCGATTGTGGGGATTTCGTGTCTGCCGGTGTTGGAGCGCACGTTTCCTTATGTGGAAGCGGCGGCGATTCCGGCGGTGGCGGTGCCGCTTTTGCAGGACGACTGCATTGATACCACGGTGGATATCGACTGGGTGTGGGATTATATCCATTTGACCAGTGAAGACAAGACGCGTCGGTTGAATCTGAATGCTTTGCAGGAGGAGGTGAAGGGGTGGTTCACACGGGAGAGTCTTGAGCGGTTGATGGGGCCGACCACGGACAAGTCGGAAGGGATTGGACGTGACTGGCTGGCGCGGGCGGGGAATCGCTGGAGGCCGTTTTTGACGATTGCGGCTTATCAGGCTTTGCGCAGCGATCCAGAAGGGGAGATCAGCGATGATGTGAAACGTGCGGCGATTGCGGTGGAGTGTTTCCACAAGGCGTCGCTGGTGCACGATGACATCGAGGACAATGATCGCGAACGTTACGGTGAGGCGACGTTGCATGAGGAGTACAGCATGCCGGTGGCGCTGAATGTGGGCGATTTGTTGATCGGGGAAGGGTATCGGTTGCTGACCGATTCGAAGATTCGTCCGGATTACCGCATTGCGATGATGAAGATTGCGGCAGAGGGGCAGCGCGAGTTGTGCCGTGGTCAGGGCGCGGAGTTGTTGTGGAATGAGCATCCGGTGGCGTTGGACACGAAGCAGGTGTTGGAGATTTTTAGGAGCAAAACGGCACCGGCATTCGAGGTGGCGTTGAAGATCGGGGCGGCAATGAGTGGTCAGTTGGACGAGACCGAAGAGGCGCTGCACGAATACAGTGAAGCGCTGGGCATTGCGTATCAGATCCGGGATGATTTGGATGATTTGGGCGATGATGCGGATGCGAACAATCAGGCAACCATCCGGCCGAGTGTGGTGCTGTCATTGTTGCGTGAGCGTGGCACGGGCGAAGTGAAAGAGACGATGGAGAAGCTGTGGGCGGGTGAGCTGCCGCAGATTCCGGACAAGGCGCTCATTCGTGAATGGGCGCAGTCGAGTTCCGCGCATGAGAAGGCGATGATGCTGTTGGAGAGTTACAAGGAGCAGGCGGTGCGTTCGTTGCAGACCGTGGACAATGCGAATTTGAAAGGTTTGTTGCGGCGCGTGATCGGCAAGATTTTTAACGACTTGCAGATCAAAGGTTGGTGTCACGAATTTGAAGTGGGCAATGTGACGAATACCTCGAAAGAAGCGGTGGTTGCTTGA
- a CDS encoding MerR family transcriptional regulator — protein sequence MPPNSKELRHPIKVVCHRTGLTSHAIRVWERRYGLICCQRTDSNRRLYSDDEIERLRLLKTLTDCGHRISQISKLDHEELYALHKKDLPQSAPEDPHSRIHSTPAQCLARCLEAVVELEAAAMTELLEQSLIRYGARTTLIQIVAPLVHEVGEAWRKGELRVVHEHLATNVVRDFLALSVRCYPNNRNSPEIVIATPTGQIHEVGALLAAAAARDLGWRATYLGPSLPAEEIAAAAATRKARAVALSTVYPGDDPQIPIEITRLRQLLPAETTMLIGGRAAFGYHGALRIPDVHLVTGLHDLEKILERIPSTAPAQPAPDQSTFA from the coding sequence ATGCCACCCAACTCCAAAGAACTCCGCCACCCCATCAAGGTCGTCTGCCATCGCACCGGCCTCACCTCGCATGCGATCCGGGTATGGGAACGCCGCTACGGACTCATTTGCTGCCAGCGCACCGACTCCAACCGCCGCCTCTACTCCGACGACGAAATCGAACGTCTGCGCCTCCTCAAAACCCTCACCGACTGCGGCCATCGCATCAGCCAGATCTCCAAACTCGATCACGAAGAGCTCTACGCCCTCCACAAAAAAGACCTTCCGCAAAGCGCCCCCGAAGACCCACATTCCCGAATCCACAGCACGCCCGCCCAGTGCCTTGCCCGCTGCCTCGAGGCCGTCGTCGAACTCGAAGCCGCCGCCATGACCGAGCTTCTGGAGCAATCGCTCATCCGCTACGGTGCCCGCACCACTCTCATCCAGATCGTCGCCCCTCTCGTTCACGAAGTCGGCGAAGCCTGGCGCAAAGGCGAACTCCGCGTCGTCCACGAACACCTCGCCACCAATGTCGTGCGCGACTTCCTCGCCCTCAGTGTGCGCTGTTACCCCAACAACCGCAACTCCCCCGAAATCGTCATTGCCACCCCCACCGGCCAGATCCACGAAGTGGGCGCCCTTCTCGCCGCCGCCGCCGCCCGCGACCTTGGCTGGCGCGCCACCTACCTCGGCCCTTCACTCCCCGCCGAAGAAATCGCCGCCGCTGCCGCCACGCGCAAGGCACGCGCCGTCGCCCTCAGCACCGTCTATCCCGGCGACGATCCGCAGATCCCCATCGAAATCACCCGACTGCGCCAGCTCCTCCCCGCCGAAACCACCATGCTCATCGGCGGTCGCGCCGCCTTCGGTTACCACGGAGCCCTGCGCATCCCGGACGTCCATCTCGTCACAGGACTTCACGATCTCGAAAAAATCCTCGAGCGCATTCCCTCCACCGCCCCCGCTCAACCCGCTCCTGACCAGTCCACCTTCGCATGA
- a CDS encoding fructosamine kinase family protein: protein MATALLQHLCQRISDETSQPFESFTTQPASGGCIHQSYILRGRQHQYFVKTNRASLINLFATEAESLKALAATQTLRVPNPLCFGVKDSHSYLVLEHLDLIPSRDPADAAAMGTQLAALHRQLAPDNHHGWRASNFIGATLQPNQPNTNWIDFWREQRLNWQFQLAQDQGVRFKNRDRLLDNLPHLFRDYRPVPSLLHGDLWSGNASFTADGTPVIFDPASYYGDRETDLAFTELFGSFPPAFYIAYDNAWPRHSGWQTRRELYNLYHILNHYHLFGGHYAPQAQQMIDQLVQKL, encoded by the coding sequence ATGGCCACAGCGCTGCTCCAGCATCTATGCCAGAGAATCAGTGACGAAACGTCCCAGCCTTTCGAATCGTTCACCACCCAACCCGCCAGCGGCGGCTGCATCCACCAATCCTACATTCTCCGAGGACGGCAGCACCAATATTTCGTCAAAACCAATCGCGCTTCGCTGATCAATCTCTTCGCCACCGAAGCCGAATCACTCAAAGCCCTCGCTGCCACCCAGACCCTTCGAGTCCCCAACCCCCTCTGCTTTGGAGTCAAAGACTCTCACAGCTACCTTGTCCTCGAACATCTCGATCTAATTCCAAGTCGCGACCCCGCCGATGCCGCAGCGATGGGCACCCAACTCGCCGCCCTGCACCGGCAACTTGCACCCGACAACCACCACGGCTGGCGCGCCAGCAACTTCATCGGTGCCACCCTTCAGCCCAATCAACCCAACACCAACTGGATCGACTTCTGGCGCGAACAACGCCTGAACTGGCAATTCCAACTCGCGCAAGACCAAGGCGTCCGCTTCAAAAATCGAGATCGCCTTCTCGATAACCTCCCCCACCTCTTCCGCGACTATCGCCCCGTTCCCTCGCTGCTTCACGGAGACCTTTGGAGTGGCAACGCCAGCTTCACCGCTGATGGAACCCCGGTCATCTTTGATCCGGCCAGCTACTACGGCGATCGCGAGACCGACCTCGCCTTCACCGAACTTTTCGGAAGCTTCCCACCCGCCTTCTACATCGCCTACGACAACGCCTGGCCACGTCACTCCGGTTGGCAAACTCGCCGAGAACTTTACAATCTTTATCACATTCTCAACCACTACCACCTCTTCGGCGGACACTACGCCCCGCAAGCCCAGCAAATGATCGATCAGCTTGTGCAAAAACTCTGA